Proteins from a single region of Labedella gwakjiensis:
- a CDS encoding alpha/beta hydrolase produces the protein MTTIHPAPPFDTELGAVLAVVGEMLPPTLTPDLIGSLRQGGLGAPPLSELIGDRPIRHEERTVPGPAGAPDITLSIFSRDGHVAGGPGIYHTHGGGMIMGDRYTGAEEYLSWVLEFDAVVVSVEYRLAPENPDPAPVEDCYAGLVWFSEHAAELGVDPGRIVIGGASAGGGLAAGVALAARDRGGPALAGQLLIYPMLDDRNATVSSHQVDGFGVWDRGSNDTGWDALLGDRRKTDGVSIYAAPARAADLTGLPPAFIDVASAEVFRDEDVAYATRIWEQGGIAELHVWPGGFHGFDAMAPQATLSRQARAARVAWLHRRLDA, from the coding sequence GTGACGACGATCCACCCCGCTCCCCCGTTCGACACCGAGTTGGGCGCCGTCCTCGCGGTGGTCGGCGAGATGCTGCCGCCGACACTCACTCCGGACCTGATCGGATCGCTCCGCCAGGGCGGACTGGGCGCCCCTCCGCTCTCCGAGCTCATCGGCGACCGTCCCATCCGGCACGAGGAGCGCACGGTCCCCGGTCCCGCCGGCGCCCCCGACATCACCCTCTCGATCTTCAGCCGCGACGGTCACGTCGCCGGAGGCCCCGGGATCTACCACACCCACGGCGGCGGGATGATCATGGGAGACCGCTACACGGGGGCGGAGGAGTATCTCTCGTGGGTCCTCGAGTTCGACGCCGTCGTGGTCTCCGTCGAGTACCGGCTCGCGCCCGAGAATCCGGATCCGGCCCCCGTCGAGGATTGCTACGCCGGTCTCGTCTGGTTCTCCGAGCACGCCGCGGAGCTCGGGGTCGACCCCGGCCGCATCGTGATCGGCGGGGCGAGCGCCGGAGGCGGGCTCGCCGCGGGCGTGGCCCTCGCCGCGCGCGACAGGGGCGGCCCCGCCCTGGCCGGACAACTCCTCATCTACCCGATGCTCGACGACCGGAACGCCACCGTCTCGAGCCATCAGGTCGACGGGTTCGGTGTCTGGGACCGGGGGAGCAACGACACCGGCTGGGACGCCCTCCTGGGCGACCGACGCAAGACCGACGGCGTCTCGATCTACGCCGCGCCGGCTCGTGCCGCCGATCTGACCGGTCTACCGCCCGCGTTCATCGACGTCGCGAGCGCCGAGGTGTTCCGCGACGAGGACGTCGCGTACGCCACGAGGATCTGGGAGCAGGGTGGCATCGCCGAACTGCACGTCTGGCCCGGTGGATTCCACGGCTTCGACGCCATGGCTCCGCAGGCGACGCTCTCCCGGCAGGCCCGTGCCGCGCGCGTCGCGTGGCTGCACCGCCGGCTCGACGCCTGA
- a CDS encoding cation:proton antiporter: MELGVYAVVGIAVIVGVAAFSKRLGIAAPIVLVLVGVALSYLPGVPEIEVPHEFVLDVVLPPILYAAAISVPVVDFRRNVSSIAGLSVVLVIVSAFGTGLLLYALLPDLNLAAAIALGAVISPPDAVAATSIGRRLGLPPRLLTVLEGEGLVNDATALVLLRSATAAAAGAVATPWGGVADFTFAVVAAIAVGLAVGFVTVFVRSKLDDPVLDTALSIAVPFVAFVPAEAIGASGVLAVVVAGLYTGHASPTHFSAQSRISDRINWRTIQFLLENGVFLLIGLELRTLIDAVDPDILGVGEAVGIGLVATVVLVGIRFAWIGPLVYALKKRAEHAESRTLRNLLALHHYRTTPVRNAHERRLRQRAEAMYDRRRADLEQLRRESIDWRGGVILGWSGMRGVVTLAAAQSLPEETPYRPQLVLIACTVAIVTLVVQGGSLPYLIRALRVQGVDDSEDRKELAELLDTISSAGLAALDDPHAIIGGAGPVDPDVVERARQQSYLRAEAAWERAHESPHDDGDADGGDDLPHRTYRRLRLAVVEAEREKLLELRRVGGTPSRILADAQALLDQEETRLRSRSGSRH, from the coding sequence ATGGAGCTCGGCGTCTACGCGGTGGTGGGGATCGCCGTCATCGTGGGCGTCGCGGCCTTCTCGAAGCGGCTCGGCATCGCCGCCCCCATCGTGCTCGTGCTCGTGGGCGTCGCCCTCTCGTACCTGCCCGGCGTTCCCGAGATCGAGGTGCCGCACGAGTTCGTCCTCGACGTGGTCCTGCCGCCGATCCTCTACGCCGCCGCGATCAGCGTGCCGGTCGTCGACTTCCGCCGCAACGTCTCCTCGATCGCCGGTCTGTCCGTCGTTCTCGTGATCGTGAGCGCGTTCGGCACCGGCCTGCTCCTGTACGCGCTCCTGCCGGACCTCAACCTCGCGGCGGCGATCGCGCTCGGCGCCGTCATCAGCCCGCCGGACGCCGTCGCCGCCACGTCGATCGGCCGGCGGCTGGGTCTGCCCCCGCGACTGCTGACGGTGCTCGAGGGCGAGGGACTCGTGAACGATGCGACGGCACTCGTGCTGCTCCGCTCCGCCACCGCCGCGGCCGCCGGAGCCGTCGCGACCCCGTGGGGCGGCGTCGCCGACTTCACGTTCGCGGTCGTCGCCGCGATCGCGGTCGGCCTCGCCGTCGGATTCGTCACCGTGTTCGTGCGGTCGAAGCTCGACGACCCGGTGCTCGACACCGCCCTGTCCATCGCGGTCCCCTTCGTCGCCTTCGTCCCCGCCGAGGCCATCGGCGCGTCCGGCGTGCTCGCGGTCGTGGTCGCCGGCCTCTACACCGGACACGCGAGCCCCACCCACTTCTCCGCGCAGTCCCGCATCAGCGACCGGATCAACTGGCGAACCATCCAGTTCCTCCTCGAGAACGGCGTCTTCCTCCTCATCGGACTCGAGCTGCGCACCCTCATCGACGCCGTCGACCCGGACATCCTCGGCGTCGGCGAGGCCGTGGGGATCGGTCTCGTCGCGACCGTCGTGCTCGTCGGGATCCGCTTCGCGTGGATCGGCCCGCTCGTCTACGCGCTCAAGAAACGCGCGGAGCACGCGGAGAGTCGCACGCTGCGGAACCTGCTCGCCCTGCACCACTACCGGACGACGCCCGTGCGGAACGCGCATGAGCGGCGGCTGCGCCAGCGCGCCGAGGCCATGTACGACCGCCGTCGGGCCGATCTCGAACAGTTGCGGCGGGAGAGCATCGACTGGCGCGGCGGCGTGATCCTCGGGTGGTCGGGCATGCGCGGCGTGGTCACGCTCGCCGCCGCGCAGTCCCTGCCGGAGGAGACGCCCTACCGGCCGCAGCTCGTGCTCATCGCGTGCACGGTCGCGATCGTGACGCTCGTCGTCCAGGGCGGCTCGCTCCCCTACCTCATCCGCGCGTTGCGCGTTCAGGGCGTGGACGACTCCGAGGACCGGAAGGAGCTCGCCGAGCTCCTCGACACCATCAGTTCAGCGGGGCTCGCCGCCCTCGACGACCCTCACGCGATCATCGGCGGCGCGGGTCCTGTCGACCCGGACGTGGTCGAGCGGGCGCGGCAGCAGTCGTACCTCCGGGCAGAGGCCGCGTGGGAGAGGGCCCACGAGAGCCCGCACGACGACGGGGACGCCGACGGTGGCGACGACCTGCCGCACCGCACCTATCGGCGCCTCCGGCTCGCCGTCGTGGAGGCCGAACGCGAGAAGCTCCTGGAGCTGCGGCGCGTGGGCGGAACCCCCTCGCGGATCCTCGCCGACGCGCAGGCCCTGCTCGATCAGGAGGAGACGCGTCTGCGCTCGCGGAGCGGCTCCCGGCACTGA
- a CDS encoding Nramp family divalent metal transporter, giving the protein MSERTKTRHTSTTPGTGYGRISTGNMEAIVGASRRRRSFWQRLLLIGPAFVAGAWQFGPGNLTTAVQAGSGYQYTLVWVIVVSTILMIVLTDMSVRLGIKSPVSLISSIKDHLGKGWGVVAGVGVFLITLMFSVGNAVGSGLGLSMLFGGPPVMWTVVCTVGVATLLLLRHVYRVVEKVLIAIVALMAIAFVVSAFIASPDWVDAAAGLIPSAPEGSWLLIVALVGTNFSINAAFYTSYGTKERGRTEEEYRDVTMVDTIPGIVAPGIMTVLVMMVAAAVLGSTGQAAGTITELAGIFAPLAGEFGSTVFALGFFGAAFSSMIANATAGGTMLSDALGRSRTRPLRRVEDREDHQRLDPLLRHRDHAHLPVVSGAAHRGGPGAHGAHRPDPRRAHHRHGQPSFAHGGDAEPVVAERARRRRPGLGARAVDPPGHHPHRGLTHPASAHATAFCG; this is encoded by the coding sequence ATGAGTGAGCGCACGAAGACCCGTCACACCTCGACCACCCCCGGCACCGGCTACGGCCGCATCTCGACGGGCAACATGGAGGCCATCGTCGGCGCGAGCCGCCGACGCCGCTCGTTCTGGCAGCGACTCCTGCTGATCGGACCGGCGTTCGTCGCCGGCGCCTGGCAGTTCGGTCCCGGAAACCTGACCACGGCGGTCCAGGCCGGAAGCGGCTACCAGTACACGCTCGTCTGGGTGATCGTCGTCTCGACCATCCTCATGATCGTGCTCACGGACATGAGCGTCCGGCTCGGCATCAAGTCGCCCGTCTCGCTCATCTCGTCCATCAAGGACCACCTCGGTAAGGGCTGGGGTGTCGTCGCGGGCGTCGGCGTCTTCCTCATCACGCTCATGTTCTCCGTCGGCAACGCTGTGGGGTCGGGGCTCGGGCTCTCGATGCTCTTCGGCGGCCCACCCGTGATGTGGACGGTCGTCTGCACCGTCGGCGTCGCGACGCTGCTCCTCCTGCGGCACGTGTACCGCGTGGTGGAGAAGGTCCTCATCGCCATCGTGGCCCTCATGGCGATCGCATTCGTCGTGAGCGCCTTCATCGCCAGCCCGGACTGGGTCGACGCGGCCGCCGGCCTCATCCCGTCAGCACCCGAGGGCTCCTGGCTCCTCATCGTCGCCCTCGTGGGCACGAACTTCAGCATCAACGCGGCGTTCTACACCTCCTACGGAACGAAGGAGCGCGGGCGCACGGAGGAGGAGTACCGCGACGTCACGATGGTCGACACCATCCCCGGCATCGTCGCTCCCGGCATCATGACGGTGCTCGTCATGATGGTCGCCGCCGCGGTGCTCGGCTCGACCGGGCAGGCCGCCGGCACGATCACCGAGCTCGCCGGCATCTTCGCGCCCCTCGCGGGTGAGTTCGGCTCGACGGTGTTCGCGCTCGGCTTCTTCGGCGCGGCCTTCTCCTCGATGATCGCGAACGCGACGGCCGGCGGCACGATGCTCTCGGACGCTCTCGGACGCTCTCGGACGCGGCCCCTCCGCCGGGTCGAGGACCGCGAAGATCATCAGCGCCTCGATCCTCTCCTTCGGCATCGCGATCACGCTCATCTTCCAGTCGTCTCCGGTGCAGCTCATCGTGGTGGCCCAGGCGCTCACGGTGCTCATCGCCCCGATCCTCGCCGCGCTCATCATCGTCATGGCCAACCGTCGTTCGCTCATGGGGGAGATGCGGAACCGGTGGTGGCAGAACGCGCTCGGCGCCGTCGGCCTGGTCTCGGTGCTCGCGCTGTCGATCCGCCTGGTCATCACCCTCACCGCGGGCTGACCCACCCCGCGTCCGCGCACGCAACGGCCTTCTGCGGGTGA
- a CDS encoding LacI family DNA-binding transcriptional regulator has protein sequence MAEADRDAERRDRAVTLRDVAAAAGVSVSTASRLLDKRYEGSSPGNARRVREAAERLGYTRDYAASSLRRQGTSTIGVLVPRLSDAVMGILYEEIARECERRDVQALVATTQDDPAQGRRAAASLLSRKVDGLIMTTARLDDGFAEELRAARVPHVLALRTAGDSPSAVTDDRLGGYLAVRHLADLGHRRIGIIAGPRYASSARARLEGALDGLREAGCDLDDDLVRGDGFSVEAGEDAAGDLLDAGIAPTAIFAVTDHAAIGAMAAAARRGLSVPGDLSVVGFNDIPLARHLPTPLSSVRASLDLIAQASVRMLVDGETSNLVFPPTMIPRASSGPRAAG, from the coding sequence GTGGCGGAGGCGGATCGGGACGCGGAGCGCCGCGATCGAGCGGTGACCCTGCGCGACGTCGCGGCCGCCGCGGGCGTGAGCGTCTCGACGGCCTCGCGGCTCCTCGACAAGCGGTATGAGGGCTCATCACCGGGGAACGCGCGCCGTGTCCGCGAGGCCGCCGAGCGGCTCGGCTACACCCGGGACTACGCCGCGTCGAGCTTGCGCCGGCAGGGGACGAGCACCATCGGCGTCCTCGTTCCGCGGCTCTCGGACGCCGTCATGGGCATCCTCTACGAGGAGATCGCGCGCGAATGCGAGCGTCGTGACGTGCAGGCGCTCGTCGCCACGACGCAGGACGATCCGGCCCAGGGGCGACGCGCGGCCGCCTCGCTCCTCTCGCGCAAGGTCGACGGGCTCATCATGACCACAGCGCGACTCGACGACGGCTTCGCCGAGGAGCTGAGGGCCGCGCGCGTGCCGCACGTCCTCGCCCTGCGGACGGCGGGCGACAGTCCGTCGGCGGTGACCGACGACCGTCTCGGCGGGTACCTCGCGGTGCGGCACCTCGCCGACCTCGGGCATCGACGCATCGGGATCATCGCCGGGCCTCGTTATGCGTCGAGCGCTCGGGCTCGCCTCGAGGGGGCGCTCGATGGGCTGCGGGAGGCGGGCTGCGATCTCGACGACGACCTCGTCCGCGGCGACGGCTTCTCGGTGGAGGCGGGCGAGGATGCGGCCGGCGATCTCCTCGACGCGGGGATCGCGCCGACCGCGATCTTCGCGGTGACGGACCACGCGGCGATCGGCGCGATGGCCGCGGCCGCCCGCCGGGGCTTGAGTGTTCCCGGAGACCTCTCCGTGGTGGGCTTCAACGACATCCCGCTCGCGCGTCATCTCCCCACGCCGCTCAGCAGCGTGCGCGCGTCGCTCGACCTCATCGCGCAGGCCTCCGTCCGCATGCTCGTCGATGGGGAGACGAGCAATCTCGTGTTCCCTCCGACGATGATCCCGCGGGCCTCCTCCGGTCCCCGCGCGGCCGGCTGA
- a CDS encoding dihydrodipicolinate synthase family protein codes for MTIDLRGLSPAPVTPFTEEGDIDFAAIQRLGSWLGSIDGVKSLVVLGHAGEGTFLTVDEQLDVIRAFRDSVEGRIPIVAGITGEGNKVAALEAKRAVDAGASAGLVYPSHGWLRFGFQQGAPQTRYQDIYDESGLPLILFQYPDNTKASYDLDTQLEIAGQEGVFATKNGVRNMRRWYTEIPALRAAYPELQILSCHDEYLLPTMFDVDGLLVGYGNIAPELLVDLIAAGKANDYAAAHEIHERLLPVTKNVYHRGSHMEGTVALKWGLVHRGILDHATVRTPLLPLADGADKEIAAAFVSAGIERVTVDA; via the coding sequence ATGACGATCGACCTTCGCGGCCTCAGCCCCGCACCCGTCACCCCCTTCACGGAGGAGGGCGACATCGACTTCGCCGCCATCCAGCGACTCGGCTCGTGGCTCGGATCCATCGACGGCGTCAAGAGCCTCGTCGTGCTCGGCCACGCCGGTGAGGGCACGTTCCTCACCGTCGACGAGCAGCTCGACGTGATCCGCGCCTTCCGTGACTCCGTGGAGGGACGCATCCCGATCGTCGCCGGCATCACCGGCGAGGGGAACAAGGTCGCGGCCCTCGAGGCGAAGCGCGCCGTCGATGCCGGCGCCTCCGCCGGCCTCGTCTACCCGTCGCACGGCTGGCTCCGCTTCGGCTTCCAGCAGGGCGCCCCGCAGACCCGGTACCAGGACATCTACGACGAGAGCGGCCTCCCGCTGATCCTCTTCCAGTACCCGGACAACACGAAGGCGAGCTACGACCTCGACACCCAGCTCGAGATCGCCGGACAGGAGGGCGTGTTCGCCACGAAGAACGGCGTGCGCAACATGCGCCGCTGGTACACGGAGATCCCGGCCCTGCGCGCCGCGTACCCGGAGCTGCAGATCCTCTCGTGCCACGACGAGTACCTGCTGCCCACGATGTTCGACGTGGACGGCCTGCTCGTGGGGTACGGCAACATCGCGCCGGAGCTCCTCGTCGACCTCATCGCGGCGGGCAAGGCGAATGACTACGCGGCGGCGCACGAGATCCACGAGCGCCTCCTGCCCGTGACGAAGAACGTGTACCACCGCGGCTCCCACATGGAGGGCACCGTCGCGCTCAAGTGGGGTCTCGTCCACCGCGGTATCCTCGACCACGCCACCGTCCGCACGCCGCTGCTCCCCCTCGCGGACGGAGCGGACAAAGAGATCGCGGCGGCGTTCGTGTCCGCCGGGATCGAGAGGGTCACGGTCGACGCGTAG
- a CDS encoding NADPH:quinone reductase, with translation MSTESHTQSAVVYTETGDASVLHFVEREIAEPGPGEVRVRVVVSGVNPTDWKSRTGGAPGEKPPFDEVVPNQDGAGVVDAVGDGVEGLTVGDRVWTYLSAHQRPTGTAQQYTVLPVDRVIPLPDGVSFDVGASLGVPAVTAHRALTVAEDGPSRLAPGALEGRVVLVSGGAGAVGHAAIQLARWAGATVITTVSGPEKEALARSAGAEHVVNYRDDDAADQIRAIAPDGVHLVVEVSIAANLALDLAVIAPRGTVASYADNGGDTVEVPIRPSMVLNARYQFILLYTVGAAALAAGAEDVSEAARQGVLEVGEEHGLPLHRFPLAETAAAHEAVENDTVGKVLIDVA, from the coding sequence ATGAGCACCGAATCGCACACCCAGTCAGCCGTCGTCTACACCGAGACCGGGGACGCGTCCGTCCTCCACTTCGTCGAACGCGAGATCGCCGAGCCCGGCCCGGGTGAGGTGCGCGTCCGCGTCGTCGTCTCGGGCGTCAATCCCACCGACTGGAAGTCGCGCACGGGCGGTGCCCCCGGAGAGAAGCCGCCCTTCGACGAGGTCGTGCCGAACCAGGACGGCGCCGGCGTGGTCGACGCGGTCGGCGACGGAGTCGAGGGGCTCACCGTGGGTGACCGCGTGTGGACGTACCTCTCGGCGCACCAGCGCCCGACCGGCACCGCTCAGCAGTACACGGTGCTCCCCGTCGATCGTGTCATCCCGCTTCCCGACGGCGTCTCGTTCGACGTCGGTGCGAGCCTCGGCGTGCCCGCCGTGACCGCGCACCGCGCGCTCACCGTGGCGGAGGACGGACCGAGCCGCCTCGCACCCGGCGCCCTCGAGGGCCGCGTCGTCCTGGTCTCCGGCGGGGCCGGCGCCGTCGGCCACGCGGCGATCCAACTCGCGCGCTGGGCCGGTGCCACGGTGATCACCACGGTGAGCGGGCCGGAGAAGGAGGCGCTCGCGCGCTCCGCCGGAGCGGAACACGTCGTCAACTACCGCGATGACGACGCAGCCGACCAGATCCGCGCCATCGCGCCGGACGGGGTGCACCTCGTCGTCGAGGTCTCGATCGCCGCGAACCTCGCGCTCGACCTCGCCGTCATCGCGCCCCGCGGCACCGTCGCGAGCTACGCCGACAACGGCGGAGACACCGTCGAGGTGCCCATCCGTCCGAGCATGGTGCTCAATGCCCGGTACCAGTTCATCCTGCTCTACACGGTGGGCGCCGCGGCGCTCGCCGCGGGCGCGGAGGACGTGTCCGAGGCGGCCCGCCAGGGTGTTCTCGAGGTGGGGGAGGAGCACGGACTCCCGCTGCACCGCTTCCCCCTCGCCGAGACGGCCGCGGCCCACGAGGCCGTGGAGAACGACACCGTGGGGAAGGTGCTCATCGACGTGGCGTAG
- a CDS encoding cysteine hydrolase family protein, which translates to MNADTAVIMIDMQNMYLEQDKRDRFGWPPIVRFDEVVAECAELLAAARVQGLPVIYTRQVQRPDGADMTPSMRKLRAAAPADEADLVDTRPDGWAADILDVVAPQPGDIVLDKLRWDAFFRTELDVILRNLGVRRLVVAGLQTNVCVETTTRSAMMMGFEVAVPEDAVSTDGESLHVNALDAMRVLYVEVAPWRELLEPGAEWNRATTTPSYGRTMPVAP; encoded by the coding sequence ATGAACGCCGATACCGCGGTCATCATGATCGACATGCAGAACATGTACCTCGAACAGGACAAGCGCGATCGCTTCGGCTGGCCGCCGATCGTCCGCTTCGACGAGGTCGTCGCGGAGTGCGCCGAGCTGCTGGCCGCCGCACGCGTCCAGGGGCTGCCCGTGATCTACACCCGGCAGGTGCAGCGACCGGACGGTGCGGACATGACGCCGAGCATGCGGAAGCTCCGTGCCGCGGCCCCGGCGGACGAGGCGGATCTCGTGGACACACGGCCGGACGGCTGGGCCGCCGACATCCTCGACGTCGTCGCGCCGCAACCCGGCGACATCGTGCTCGACAAGCTGCGGTGGGACGCCTTCTTCCGAACGGAGCTCGACGTGATCCTCCGTAACCTCGGCGTGCGGCGGCTCGTGGTCGCCGGGCTCCAGACGAACGTGTGCGTGGAGACCACGACGCGCTCGGCGATGATGATGGGCTTCGAGGTCGCCGTGCCCGAGGATGCCGTGTCCACGGATGGCGAGTCCCTCCACGTCAACGCGCTCGACGCGATGCGTGTGCTCTATGTGGAGGTCGCGCCGTGGCGCGAACTGCTCGAGCCGGGCGCGGAATGGAACCGCGCCACGACCACCCCGTCCTACGGCCGCACCATGCCCGTCGCCCCCTGA
- a CDS encoding helix-turn-helix domain-containing protein produces the protein MQELVGRLTALDAEATETLKVISYFDALVDGHAGIDVLLRGAAILSGCTVGFTADGHTVRVDASGSRLPAAAAVPGPVSGSRSHGFGDGGRAWIEREGPAHANDEMILERLALALDIAVERASPAAASRRALATLIDRDVPSDDRVQAAARLRLDTSARARYRVVVTPAAAAPTGVSAVVTTVAGRVRVVVRDADDTLEAGDEAEADITRGAARIGIGTAAAATGLDDSWISALLALRLSSPREPVVHADRLGALLLLAELSDARAGEVPDAEAVASLIRSQPRAERLLEVLAVTDSLRAVATELGLHHSTVQARVVALADELGYDVRSAPGRSRLALALALRRLATNRFT, from the coding sequence ATGCAGGAACTCGTGGGTCGACTTACGGCGCTCGACGCCGAGGCGACGGAGACACTCAAGGTCATCTCCTACTTCGACGCCCTCGTGGACGGGCACGCGGGTATCGACGTCCTGCTGCGCGGGGCGGCCATCCTCAGCGGGTGCACGGTCGGCTTCACCGCCGACGGCCACACCGTCCGGGTCGATGCGTCGGGTTCGCGACTCCCCGCCGCGGCCGCGGTGCCCGGTCCGGTGAGTGGATCGCGGTCACACGGCTTCGGCGACGGTGGGCGGGCGTGGATCGAACGGGAGGGACCCGCGCACGCGAACGATGAGATGATCCTCGAGCGGCTGGCCCTCGCCCTCGACATCGCGGTCGAGCGCGCCTCGCCCGCCGCAGCCTCGCGTCGAGCGCTCGCCACGCTCATCGACCGGGACGTCCCGTCCGACGATCGCGTCCAGGCTGCCGCGCGTCTGCGTCTGGACACCTCGGCCCGGGCGCGATACCGCGTGGTCGTGACGCCGGCCGCGGCCGCGCCCACCGGAGTGAGCGCCGTGGTCACGACGGTGGCGGGTCGCGTCCGCGTCGTCGTGCGCGACGCCGACGACACACTGGAGGCCGGAGACGAGGCGGAGGCCGACATCACCCGGGGTGCCGCCCGGATCGGGATCGGTACGGCGGCGGCTGCCACGGGTCTCGACGACTCGTGGATCTCGGCGCTGCTCGCCCTCCGGCTCTCGTCGCCGCGGGAGCCGGTGGTGCACGCCGACCGTCTGGGGGCGCTGCTCCTGCTCGCCGAGCTCTCCGATGCGCGGGCCGGAGAGGTGCCGGATGCCGAGGCCGTCGCGTCGCTCATCCGTTCGCAGCCGCGGGCGGAGCGACTGCTGGAGGTCCTCGCCGTCACGGACAGTCTCCGGGCCGTGGCGACCGAGCTCGGTCTCCATCATTCGACCGTGCAGGCGAGGGTCGTGGCCCTCGCCGACGAGCTCGGATACGACGTCCGGTCGGCTCCGGGACGGTCGCGGCTCGCCCTCGCCCTCGCCCTGCGCCGCCTCGCGACGAACCGATTCACCTGA
- a CDS encoding MFS transporter, whose protein sequence is MSATVLAPTPPVATVPRKTWAIFALLVATAALTILDVSKVGVVLPAIQESTGGSETTIQLMLVGYTIAYAVFLLPAGRLGDILPRSTVFLVGASVFVAASALCALAPDATWLVAGRIVQGAGAGILMPQVLGLIQRLFPPEARTKPLAILAGTTAVTSTFGPLLAGFVMEWVPGDDAWRVLFWINVALGAVILPVAIAVLREPPSTRTRGFDGLGVVLLVPAVVLTIAPVSVISSSNPPQWWMLASVVIGVACGVLFVNHERRLTGRGVQPLVDPGLFRFRHLPAGVLISGFMHASGTASTLMITLYLQQRAGQSALETSLWMLPAALSMVVGSWVAGRFASATSNRPIVLGTAVGAGGLFVIAVIIGVVPVASAPVVIAGVLLVSSFGSALVGPSNQGRALTSVPDFRSSVAGSLLQFSQRVGSAIGMGLALIVFYPLLTATTFAGQPTLGSMLAVALTGLFTLGALLAAIADRERRRP, encoded by the coding sequence GTGTCCGCAACCGTCCTCGCACCGACGCCTCCCGTGGCGACGGTGCCGCGGAAGACCTGGGCGATCTTCGCGCTCCTCGTCGCGACGGCGGCGCTCACGATCCTCGACGTCTCCAAGGTCGGCGTCGTCCTCCCCGCGATCCAGGAGTCGACGGGCGGATCCGAGACGACCATCCAGCTCATGCTCGTGGGTTACACGATCGCGTACGCCGTGTTCCTCCTCCCCGCCGGTCGCCTCGGGGACATCCTCCCGCGCTCCACGGTCTTCCTCGTGGGCGCGTCTGTATTCGTCGCGGCGAGCGCCCTGTGCGCCCTCGCCCCCGACGCCACGTGGCTCGTCGCCGGACGCATCGTGCAGGGGGCCGGCGCCGGCATCCTCATGCCGCAAGTGCTCGGTCTCATCCAGCGACTCTTCCCACCCGAGGCGCGCACGAAGCCGCTCGCGATCCTCGCCGGGACGACGGCCGTGACCTCCACCTTCGGCCCCCTGCTCGCGGGCTTCGTCATGGAGTGGGTGCCGGGCGACGACGCGTGGCGGGTGCTCTTCTGGATCAACGTGGCCCTCGGCGCCGTGATCCTCCCCGTCGCGATCGCGGTCCTCCGGGAGCCGCCGAGCACCCGCACCCGCGGCTTCGACGGCCTCGGCGTCGTCCTCCTCGTGCCGGCCGTGGTGCTCACGATCGCACCCGTCTCCGTCATCTCCTCGTCGAACCCCCCGCAGTGGTGGATGCTCGCGAGCGTCGTGATCGGCGTCGCGTGCGGCGTGCTCTTCGTCAATCATGAGAGGCGACTCACGGGGCGCGGAGTGCAGCCCCTCGTCGATCCCGGGCTGTTCCGCTTCCGGCACCTGCCCGCCGGCGTGCTCATCTCGGGGTTCATGCACGCGTCCGGCACCGCGTCCACGCTCATGATCACCCTGTACCTACAACAGCGCGCGGGGCAGTCGGCGCTCGAGACGTCGCTGTGGATGCTGCCGGCCGCGCTCTCCATGGTGGTGGGCTCATGGGTCGCCGGGCGCTTCGCGTCGGCGACGAGCAACCGGCCGATCGTGCTCGGCACAGCCGTGGGTGCGGGCGGGCTGTTCGTGATCGCGGTCATCATCGGCGTGGTCCCCGTCGCGAGCGCACCGGTCGTCATCGCGGGTGTGCTGCTCGTCTCCTCGTTCGGCTCCGCGCTCGTGGGTCCATCGAACCAGGGGCGTGCGCTCACCTCCGTGCCGGACTTCCGATCGAGTGTGGCCGGGTCGCTCCTCCAGTTCAGTCAGCGCGTCGGCTCCGCGATCGGCATGGGGCTCGCCCTCATCGTCTTCTACCCGTTGCTCACCGCTACGACGTTCGCCGGCCAGCCGACGCTCGGCTCGATGCTCGCCGTCGCGCTGACCGGGCTCTTCACACTCGGGGCGCTCCTCGCCGCGATCGCCGACCGGGAGCGTCGGCGCCCCTGA